The following coding sequences lie in one Pogoniulus pusillus isolate bPogPus1 chromosome 29, bPogPus1.pri, whole genome shotgun sequence genomic window:
- the ARFGEF2 gene encoding brefeldin A-inhibited guanine nucleotide-exchange protein 2, which yields MQPPAREQDARTKSMFVSRALEKILAEKEAKRPPHGQLRRACQVALDEIKTELEKQREGTAAPPKANFIEADKYFLPFELACQSKSPRIVSTSLDCLQKLIAYGHITGNAPDSGAPGKRLIDRIVETICNCFQGPQTDEGVQLQIIKALLTAVTSPYIEIHEGTVLQTVRTCYNIYLASKNLINQTTAKATLTQMLNVIFTRMENQAIQESREIEKTNQQKSQSPAIQVVPKSPKLGQLKHSYQEGKPTAPASVELTNGEPERTENGEVKLEQDQTHSASEEGTDGGKEMVKGILEDVVKSAVKEAEEKQIAETVKTLPASDATDLALSSSSNENVQTNGIPDDGQSVSSTDNLETDVSGHQAAAKFSHVLQKDAFLVFRSLCKLSMKPLGDGPPDPKSHELRSKVVSLQLLLSVLQNAGPVFRTHEMFINAIKQYLCVALSKNGVSSVPDVFELSLAIFLTLLSNFKTHLKMQIEVFFKEIFLNILETSSSSFEHKWMVIQTLTRICADAQCVVDIYVNYDCDLNAANIFERLVNDLSKIAQGRSGHELGMTPLQELSLRKKGLECLVSILKCMVEWSKDLYVNPNHQASLGSYKPSEQEMAEGKCLESGGRRSSVSSLDSTVSSGVGSVGTQTAVQDDPEQFEVIKQQKEIIEHGIELFNKKPKRGIQYLQEQGMLGATAEDIAQFLHQEERLCSTQVGEFLGESNKFNKEVMYAYVDQLDFCGKDFVSALRIFLEGFRLPGEAQKIDRLMEKFAARYIECNQRQTLFASADTAYVLAYSIIMLTTDLHSPQVKNKMTKEQYIKMNRGINDSKDLPVEYLSTIYEEIEGKKIAMKETKEYAIATKCSKPSVANEKQRRLLYNLEMEQMAKTAKALMEAVSHAKAPFTSATHLDHVRPMFKLVWTPLLAAYSVGLQNCDDTEVASLCLEGIRCAIRIACIFGMQLERDAYVQALARFSLLTASSSITEMKQKNIDTIKTLITVAHTDGNYLGNSWHEILKCISQLELAQLIGTGVKTRYLSGSGREREGIIKGYASGGEEFMGLGLGNLVGSGADKRHMASIQESVGETSSQSVVVAVDRIFTGSTRLDGNAIVDFVRWLCAVSMDELASPHHPRMFSLQKIVEISYYNMNRIRLQWSRIWHVIGDHFNKVGCNPNEDVAIFAVDSLRQLSMKFLEKGELANFRFQKDFLRPFEHIMKKNRSPTIRDMAIRCIAQMVNSQAGNIRSGWKNIFAVFHQAASDHDGNIVELAFQTTAHIVTNIFQQHFPAAIDSFQDAVKCLSEFACNVAFPDTSMEAIRLIRYCAKYVSERPQVLREYTSDDMNVAPGDRVWVRGWFPILFELSCIINRCKLDVRTRGLTVMFEIMKSYGHTFEKHWWQDLFRIVFRIFDNMKLPEQQTEKSEWMTTTCNHALYAICDVFTQFYEALNEILLPDILAQLHWCVKQDNEQLARSGTNCLENLVILNGQKFSPEVWGQTCNCMLEIFKTTIPHVLLTWRPAGMEEDSLEKHLDLDLDRQSLSSMDKNASERGQSQFSNPTDESWKGGPYTNQKLFAGLLIKCVVQLELIQTIDNIVFYPATSKKEDAEHMAAAQRDALDADIHIDTEDQGMYKYMSSHHLFKLLDCLQESHSFSKAFNSNYEQRTVLWRAGFKGKSKPNLLKQETSSLACCLRILFRMYVDENRRDSWDAIQQRLLSVCSEALAYFITVNSESHREAWTNLLLLLLTKTLKLSDEKFRAHASTYYPYLCEIMQFDLIPELRAVLRKFFLRIGVVFKICVTEEQIRTTGMTLPSWQP from the exons atgaaataaaaacagagctggaaaagcAAAG AGAAGGCACTGCGGCTCCACCAAAAGCAAACTTCATTGAAGCAGATAAATATTTCCTTCCATTTGAGCTGGCCTGCCAGTCAAAGTCTCCACGCATTGTCAGTACCTCACTGGACTGTTTACAG AAACTCATTGCATATGGACATATCACTGGCAATGCTCCAGACAGTGGAGCTCCTGGAAAACGACTGATTGACCGCATAGTTGAAACCATTTGCAATTGTTTTCAGGGTCCTCAAACAGATGAAGGAGTACAACTGCAGATAATTAAG gctcttctcactgcaGTAACATCTCCGTATATAGAAATCCATGAAGGAACAGTTCTTCAGACTGTTAGAACCTGTTACAACATCTACCTGGCCAGTAAAAATCTTATCAATCAGACAACTGCCAAAGCTACCCTTACACAGATGTTAAATGTCATTTTTACACGGATGGAAAATCAAGCT ATACAAGAATCCAGAGAAATAGAAAAAACTAATCAGCAAAAATCCCAGTCGCCTGCAATTCAAGTGGTGCCCAAGTCTCCAAAGCTTGGTCAGTTAAAGCACAGCTATCAGGAAGGCAAACCCACTGCTCCTGCAAGTGTAGAATTGACGAACGGGGAGCCTGAGAGGACAGAAAATGGAGAAGTGAAGTTGGAGCAAGATCAGACTCATTCAGCATCAG AGGAAGGAACTgatggaggaaaagaaatggTTAAAGGCATCCTGGAAGATGTGGTTAAGTCAGCTGTGAAAG AGgctgaagaaaagcaaataGCAGAAACAGTTAAGACTCTCCCTGCATCAGATGCTACAGATCTGGCTCTTTCTAGCTCTAGTAATGAAAATGTACAAACAAATGGGATTCCAGATGATGGGCAATCTGTTTCCTCCACTGATAATCTG GAAACAGATGTATCTGGGCATCAAGCTGCTGCCAAATTTTCCCATGTTCTACAGAAGGATGCCTTCCTTGTGTTCAGGTCGCTGTGCAAGCTCTCAATGAAACCACTTGGTGATGGACCACCCGACCCCAA gtcCCATGAACTGCGTTCTAAAgtagtctctctccagctgcttctctcAGTACTGCAGAATGCTGGTCCAGTTTTCAGGACACATGAAATGTTCATCAATGCAATCAAGCAATATCTTTGTGTAGCATTATCTAAAAATGGAGTCTCTTCTGTTCCTGATGTATTTGAGCTCTCTCTTGCCATCTTTCTCACACTGCTTTCCAATTTTAAGACCCATTTGAAGATGCAAATTGAG GTGTTCTTCAAAGAGATCTTCCTGAATATCCTAGAGACTTCTTCAAGCTCCTTTGAACACAAATGGATGGTGATTCAGACTTTAACTAGAATTTGTGCAG aTGCTCAGTGTGTAGTGGATATTTATGTTAACTATGACTGTGATTTAAACGCTGCTAATATCTTTGAACGCCTTGTAAATGATTTGTCCAAAATCGCTCAGGGACGAAGTGGGCACGAGTTGGGAATGACTCCTTTACAG GAACTAAGCCTGAGGAAGAAAGGACTTGAATGTTTAGTTTCTATTTTAAAATGTATGGTGGAGTGGAGCAAAGACCTTTATGTGAACCCAAATCATCAGGCCAGCCTGG GTTCATATAAACCATCTGAACAGGAAATGGCTGAAGGTAAATGCCTGGAGAGTGGAGGAAGACGGAGTAGTGTCAGTTCTTTGGACTCCACTGTGTCTTCAGGAGTTGGAAGTGTTGGTACCCAAACTGCTGTCCAAGATGATCCAGAGCAATTTGAAGTAATCAAGCAACAAAAGGAAATAATTGAACATGGGATAGAGCT GTTCAATAAAAAACCAAAGAGAGGGATACAGTATCTACAGGAGCAGGGAATGCTTGGAGCTACAGCAGAAGACATTGCACAGTTTCTGCACCAAGAAGAACGTCTCTGTTCT ACCCAAGTGGGAGAATTTCTTGGGGAAAGCAATAAGTTTAACAAGGAAGTGATGTATGCCTATGTAGACCAGCTTGATTTCTGTGGAAAAGACTTTGTCTCCGCTCTGCGTATATTTCTGGAAGGTTTTCGTCTGCCAGGTGAAGCCCAGAAGATTGATAGATTAATGGAGAAGTTTGCTGCTAGATATATTGAATGCAACCAACG gCAAACCCTATTTGCTAGTGCTGACACTGCCTATGTTTTGGCATACTCTATTATAATGCTGACTACAGACTTGCACAGTCCACAG gTAAAAAATAAAATGACCAAGGAGCAATATATTAAAATGAATCGAGGAATCAATGACAGTAAAGACCTGCCAGTAGAGTATTTGTCCACAATCTATGAAGAaatagaaggaaagaaaattgcAATGAAAGAGACAAAAGAATATGCAATTGCTACAAAATGTAGCAAACCAA GTGTAGCTAATGAGAAGCAGCGGAGGTTGTTGTACAACTTGGAGATGGAGCAGATGGCTAAAACAGCTAAAGCTCTCATGGAGGCCGTAAGCCATGCTAAGGCACCTTTTACTAGTGCCACTCACCTGGATCATGTCAGACCCATGTTCAAA CTTGTATGGACTCCATTGCTGGCAGCTTACAGCGTGGGCTTACAGAACTGTGACGACACAGAAGTTGCATCTCTTTGTTTGGAAGGGATCCGCTGTGCCATTAGAATCGCCTGTATCTTTGGAATGCAG CTTGAACGAGATGCTTACGTACAGGCCCTTGCTCGTTTTTCCTTGTTGACTGCCAGTTCCAGCATTACAGAAATGAAGCAGAAGAATATAGATACCATTAAGACACTTATTACAGTCGCTCACACAGATGGCAACTATCTTGGGAACTCCTGGCATGAG ATCTTGAAATGTATTAGCCAGCTGGAACTAGCACAGCTTATAGGAACTGGAGTGAAAACTCGCTATTTATCTGGCTCTGGGCGTGAAAGGGAAGGAATCATTAAAGGCTATGCATCTGGAGGGGAAGAGTTCATGGGCCTGGGACTAG GTAACCTCGTTGGCAGTGGGGCTGATAAACGGCATATGGCAAGCATTCAGGAGTCTGTGGGAGAGACCAGTTCACAGAGCGTAGTGGTGGCAGTGGACAG GATATTTACAGGATCGACTAGGCTGGATGGAAATGCAATAG TTGACTTCGTCCGCTGGCTGTGTGCGGTTTCCATGGACGAGCTGGCTTCCCCGCACCATCCGCgcatgttcagcctgcagaagataGTGGAGATCTCATATTACAACATGAATCGCATTAGGCTGCAGTGGTCAAGGATTTGGCACGTGATTGGAGATCACTTCAACAAG GTTGGATGTAACCCTAATGAAGACGTTGCCATCTTTGCAGTAGACTCATTGAGGCAACTATCAATGAAATTTCTTGAGAAGGGAGAGTTGGCCAACTTCCGCTTCCAGAAAGATTTCTTGAGGCCTTTTGAGCATATTATGAAGAAAAACAG atcTCCAACTATTCGGGACATGGCCATACGCTGTATTGCTCAGATGGTCAACTCTCAGGCTGGTAACATTCGTTCAGGCTGGAAGAATATCTTTGCAGTCTTTCATCAAGCAGCATCAGACCACGATGGGAATATTGTGGAGTTAGCCTTTCAAACTACAGCACACATAGTTA CAAATATTTTTCAACAGCACTTTCCAGCAGCAATTGACTCATTTCAGGATGCAGTCAAATGTCTTTCTGAGTTTGCCTGCAACGTTGCATTTCCAGACACCAGCATGGAAGCCATTAGGCTAATTCGGTATTGTGCAAAATACGTTTCAGAAAGACCACAG GTATTAAGAGAATACACAAGTGATGACATGAATGTTgctcctggggacagagtaTGGGTCAGAGGATGGTTTCCCATTCTCTTTGAACTTTCTTGTATCATCAATCGTTGCAAATTAGATGTTCGAACAAG AGGCTTAACAGTGATGTTTGAAATAATGAAGAGTTATGGCCATACCTTTGAAAAGCACTGGTGGCAGGATCTGTTCAGAATTGTGTTTCGGATTTTTGATAACATGAAACTCCCCGAACAACAAACAGAG AAATCTGAATGGATGACCACTACATGCAACCATGCACTTTATGCAATCTGTGATGTATTTACACAGTTTTATGAAGCTTTAAATGAGATCCTTCTTCCTGATATACTTGCACAGTTACACTGGTGTGTAAAACAAG ATAATGAACAGTTGGCTCGATCAGGTACAAACTGCCTAGAAAACCTGGTTATACTAAATGGACAGAAGTTCAGCCCTGAAGTCTGGGGCCAGACATGCAATTGTATGCTAGAAATCTTCAAAACCACCATTCCTCATGT CTTGCTGACATGGAGGCCTGCAGGAATGGAGGAAGACTCACTGGAAAAACACTTG GATTTAGACTTGGATCGCCAGTCCTTAAGCAGCATGGATAAAAATGCTTCAGAGAGAGGACAAAGTCAATTTTCAAATCCAACAGATGAGAGCTGGAAAGGTGGTCCTTATACAA ACCAGAAACTATTTGCTGGCCTCCTTATAAAgtgtgtggtgcagctggaaTTGATACAGACCATTGACAATATAGTGTTCTATCCAGCAACAAGCAAGAAGGAAGACGCTGAGCACATGGCTGCAGCTCAG cGAGATGCATTGGATGCAGATATCCACATTGATACAGAAGACCAGGGAATGTATAAATACATGTCTTCACATCATCTCTTTAAGTTATTAGATTGCCTGCAAGAGTCTCATTCATTTTCAAAAGCCTTTAATTCAAATTATGAACAGAGAACTGTGTTATGGAGAGCAG GGTTCAAGGGTAAATCAAAACCCAATCTCTTAAAACAAGAGACCAGCAGTTTGGCTTGTTGCTTGAGGATACTCTTCAGAATGTATGTCGATGAAAACCGCCGAGACTCCTGGGATGCTATACAGCAACGACTGCTTAG